From a single Synergistota bacterium genomic region:
- the rbfA gene encoding 30S ribosome-binding factor RbfA, translated as MSQVFRLKRVEQEIKRFIGEFISRDLKDPRVKGVSITKVEVSKDLRWAWVYVSIYGVPDPVEVMDGLQSAKGFIRRELGRELRLRIVPEIVFKEDRSIDYSFHIERILSEVSRKDGKENDDEGDNGEDKAS; from the coding sequence ATGAGTCAGGTATTTAGGCTAAAGCGTGTTGAACAGGAGATAAAAAGGTTTATTGGTGAGTTTATATCAAGGGATTTGAAGGATCCCAGGGTTAAGGGGGTTAGTATAACTAAGGTTGAGGTTTCTAAAGATTTAAGATGGGCTTGGGTTTACGTTAGCATATATGGTGTTCCAGATCCGGTTGAAGTTATGGATGGTCTCCAGAGCGCCAAAGGTTTTATAAGAAGAGAGTTAGGTAGGGAGTTAAGGCTTAGGATAGTTCCTGAGATAGTATTTAAGGAAGATAGGTCAATAGATTATAGCTTTCACATAGAGAGGATTTTGTCTGAGGTGTCGAGAAAAGATGGAAAAGAGAATGACGACGAAGGAGATAATGGAGAGGATAAAGCAAGCTAA
- a CDS encoding bifunctional oligoribonuclease/PAP phosphatase NrnA, translating into MEKRMTTKEIMERIKQANSVSVISHERPDGDAIGSLLAMGLGIERLGKRVEMFSPDGLPKLYGFLSGSQRIKRIDSSILKDFDLYIFLDTANPERIWNGFDLSSLGGYIINIDHHIDNRLYGNINLIDPSASATGELVYEVLIEEENLITPEVADAIYVAIVTDSGRFSYNSTSPRTHRIVADLLSRGADKVKITRHLYENKPFKLLKAIGEVLERAQLAFDGKVIWSSLSEGKLRENGFDAIESEGFIHFLRMAEGVKMVILFREMMDGRVRASLRSNDENVKVRFIASCFGGGGHDMAAACTLDADLDGARRLIFEAIKEIYQWKE; encoded by the coding sequence ATGGAAAAGAGAATGACGACGAAGGAGATAATGGAGAGGATAAAGCAAGCTAATAGTGTATCTGTTATATCTCATGAGAGGCCTGATGGAGATGCCATTGGAAGTTTATTGGCTATGGGCTTAGGTATAGAGAGGCTTGGGAAAAGGGTAGAGATGTTTTCTCCTGATGGTCTCCCGAAGCTTTATGGATTCCTTTCAGGTAGTCAGAGAATTAAAAGGATTGATAGTTCTATATTAAAGGATTTCGACTTATATATTTTTCTTGATACAGCTAATCCTGAACGGATTTGGAACGGTTTTGATTTAAGTAGCTTAGGGGGTTATATAATAAATATAGATCATCACATCGATAATAGGCTTTACGGAAACATAAATCTTATAGATCCCTCCGCTTCTGCGACAGGGGAGCTTGTTTACGAGGTTTTAATAGAGGAGGAAAACCTGATAACCCCAGAGGTAGCTGACGCTATATATGTCGCTATAGTTACTGACAGCGGAAGGTTTAGTTACAATTCCACATCTCCTAGGACCCACAGGATAGTTGCCGATTTACTTTCAAGGGGTGCTGATAAGGTAAAGATAACACGGCATCTTTATGAGAATAAGCCCTTTAAGCTTCTTAAGGCTATAGGAGAGGTTTTAGAAAGGGCACAGCTCGCTTTCGATGGCAAGGTTATTTGGAGCTCGCTTTCTGAGGGTAAGCTTAGAGAGAACGGTTTCGATGCTATAGAGTCTGAGGGATTTATTCACTTTCTTAGAATGGCTGAGGGAGTTAAGATGGTTATCCTATTTAGAGAGATGATGGACGGGAGAGTAAGAGCAAGTTTACGCTCTAATGATGAAAATGTAAAGGTGAGGTTTATTGCTTCTTGCTTTGGTGGAGGAGGACATGATATGGCTGCGGCGTGTACCTTGGATGCTGACCTTGATGGAGCGAGGAGGCTTATTTTTGAAGCTATAAAAGAGATATATCAATGGAAGGAGTAG
- a CDS encoding L7Ae/L30e/S12e/Gadd45 family ribosomal protein produces the protein MDWKTLVGFARKANKLTIGRKATLAALKRGKVCLIILAKDAGRAVREEMIRFSEESKIGVIWVNSKEDMGRVVGRESCSVLGLTDSRMAQGVIDFEQNKGLRVSEDDRPFYKGAYGQTEGPWCGGKNSYEHDRYRGG, from the coding sequence ATGGATTGGAAGACCCTAGTGGGCTTTGCCCGAAAGGCTAATAAGCTTACTATAGGAAGGAAAGCGACACTTGCGGCCTTAAAGAGAGGTAAGGTTTGCCTTATTATTCTTGCTAAGGATGCAGGAAGAGCGGTTAGAGAGGAGATGATAAGGTTTTCTGAAGAGTCGAAAATCGGAGTTATTTGGGTTAACTCTAAAGAGGATATGGGGAGGGTTGTAGGAAGGGAAAGTTGTAGCGTCCTCGGTTTGACGGATTCGAGGATGGCTCAGGGGGTGATAGACTTTGAGCAAAATAAGGGTCTACGAGTTAGCGAAGATGATCGGCCTTTCTACAAAGGAGCTTATGGACAGACTGAAGGACCTTGGTGTGGAGGTAAAAACTCATATGAGCACGATAGATACAGAGGTGGCTAA
- the infB gene encoding translation initiation factor IF-2 → MIGLSTKELMDRLKDLGVEVKTHMSTIDTEVAKIIEEELLEERKRMEEIVEEKKEEISGVQEIVKKEEKPIIFEPRPPVVTVMGHVDHGKTTLLDTIRKTNVAEKEAGGITQKIGASVVERGGKKIVFIDTPGHEAFTKMRARGAQVTDIAVLVVAADDGVKPQTIEAVNHARAAGVPIVVAINKIDKPSANVEKTKKELSEIGLIPEEWGGDTICVEVSAKKGMGVEELLDMIIFLAEYLELKAEINVPAEGYILESRLDKGKGPVASAIVKKGVLRRGDVILTKTAYGRVRAMLDDKGRQVNEAGPSMPVEIIGLNSLPEAGDSFRVVASEKEAKEAVEAYFEELREKRLSTRPRKITLEEFLKQAKEEEAKELRLVIKTNAQGELDALVPILERLSTEEIKVKCIHGGIGNINENDVMLASASEAIIIGFNVKVEPNAKQEAEKEGIQIRLYQIIYDVEEDIKAAMIGMLKPKYEEVFLGKAEVRAIFKVRGGKVAGCYVLDGTIVRNANVRVKRKESVIYEGKISSLKRFKDDVKEVAKDYECGIGIDGFSDFEVGDIIEAFEVREVRRTTL, encoded by the coding sequence ATGATCGGCCTTTCTACAAAGGAGCTTATGGACAGACTGAAGGACCTTGGTGTGGAGGTAAAAACTCATATGAGCACGATAGATACAGAGGTGGCTAAGATCATAGAAGAGGAGCTGCTTGAGGAAAGGAAAAGGATGGAAGAGATAGTTGAAGAGAAGAAGGAAGAGATTTCTGGCGTTCAAGAGATTGTGAAAAAGGAAGAGAAGCCTATAATTTTTGAGCCAAGACCTCCTGTGGTTACAGTTATGGGACATGTTGATCATGGTAAAACTACGCTTCTTGATACTATAAGGAAAACCAATGTTGCTGAGAAAGAGGCTGGAGGAATAACCCAAAAGATAGGAGCTTCTGTCGTAGAGCGAGGAGGCAAAAAGATAGTTTTTATAGACACACCTGGGCACGAGGCGTTTACTAAGATGAGAGCTAGGGGAGCTCAGGTTACAGATATAGCTGTCCTTGTTGTTGCTGCTGATGATGGGGTTAAGCCTCAAACGATAGAGGCTGTTAATCATGCAAGAGCAGCTGGTGTTCCTATAGTAGTGGCTATAAATAAGATAGATAAGCCTAGTGCTAATGTGGAGAAGACTAAAAAGGAGCTTTCTGAAATTGGATTGATTCCTGAGGAATGGGGCGGAGATACAATTTGCGTTGAGGTGTCCGCTAAGAAGGGTATGGGAGTAGAGGAGCTTCTAGATATGATAATTTTTTTGGCTGAATATCTAGAGCTTAAGGCTGAGATTAACGTTCCTGCGGAAGGGTATATCTTGGAATCAAGGCTTGATAAGGGAAAAGGACCGGTTGCAAGCGCTATAGTTAAAAAGGGAGTATTAAGAAGAGGAGATGTTATATTAACTAAAACTGCTTATGGTAGAGTTAGGGCGATGCTTGATGACAAGGGAAGGCAGGTAAATGAAGCTGGTCCCTCTATGCCTGTGGAAATAATAGGTCTAAATTCCCTTCCCGAGGCCGGTGATAGCTTCAGGGTTGTTGCGAGTGAAAAGGAAGCTAAGGAGGCGGTGGAGGCCTATTTCGAGGAGCTTAGGGAGAAGAGGCTTTCTACAAGGCCGAGAAAGATTACCTTGGAAGAGTTTCTTAAGCAGGCCAAGGAAGAGGAGGCTAAGGAGCTTAGATTGGTTATAAAGACCAATGCTCAAGGGGAGCTTGATGCCTTGGTACCTATTCTGGAGAGGCTTTCCACCGAGGAGATTAAGGTTAAGTGTATTCACGGAGGCATAGGTAATATCAATGAAAACGATGTTATGCTTGCCTCTGCTTCTGAGGCTATAATAATAGGCTTTAATGTTAAGGTTGAACCTAATGCTAAGCAGGAGGCTGAAAAAGAAGGTATACAGATAAGACTTTACCAGATAATTTATGACGTAGAAGAGGATATAAAGGCTGCAATGATAGGTATGCTTAAACCTAAGTATGAAGAGGTCTTCTTAGGTAAGGCCGAGGTAAGGGCGATTTTCAAGGTTAGAGGTGGTAAAGTAGCAGGTTGTTATGTTTTGGATGGCACTATTGTTAGAAATGCTAATGTTAGAGTTAAGAGGAAGGAATCGGTTATTTACGAAGGGAAGATTTCCTCCCTTAAAAGGTTTAAAGATGATGTTAAGGAGGTAGCGAAGGACTACGAATGTGGTATAGGGATAGATGGCTTTTCTGATTTTGAGGTGGGAGATATAATAGAGGCCTTTGAGGTAAGAGAGGTAAGGAGAACCACTCTTTAA
- a CDS encoding DUF503 domain-containing protein — MFVGILEVQLRLFSAKTLKEKRACIQRIIARLRNTFNVSVAEVGENDKWKECVLGIAMVGNEKAFLDNALNNVLSFIEKEGNIWIENWSIEIL; from the coding sequence ATGTTTGTTGGCATACTTGAGGTTCAGCTTAGGCTCTTTTCCGCTAAGACCCTTAAGGAGAAAAGAGCCTGTATTCAAAGGATAATAGCGAGGTTAAGAAATACCTTTAATGTTTCTGTTGCAGAGGTTGGGGAAAACGATAAGTGGAAAGAGTGCGTCTTGGGAATAGCGATGGTTGGAAACGAGAAGGCCTTTCTTGATAATGCTCTTAACAATGTTCTGTCCTTTATTGAAAAGGAAGGTAACATATGGATTGAAAACTGGTCAATCGAAATCTTATAG
- the panB gene encoding 3-methyl-2-oxobutanoate hydroxymethyltransferase → MRKKVTIPDLFEKKRKGEKITMITSYDYPMTQIVNEAEIDIILVGDSLGMVVQGHESTVPVTLEEIIYHCKCVMRGNSTVFVVGDMPFLSYEISPQEAVKNAGRIMKEGGVDAVKLEGGVRVADKVEAIVKAGIPVMGHIGLTPQSVSLLGGFKVQGKDIDSARKIIEDAIALEQAGVFSIVLECVPSGLAEIITKKVSVPTIGIGAGPNCDGQVLVLHDLLGLFKRFRPKFVKSYVNLYEIILKALVEYRDEVKGGAFPTSEHSFSMNEDVLRTLKEEYLGS, encoded by the coding sequence TTGCGTAAAAAAGTAACCATACCAGATCTCTTTGAGAAGAAGAGAAAGGGCGAGAAGATAACGATGATAACTTCCTATGATTATCCGATGACTCAAATAGTTAATGAAGCGGAAATAGATATTATTCTTGTTGGAGACTCTCTTGGAATGGTTGTTCAAGGACATGAATCTACCGTTCCTGTAACTTTAGAGGAGATAATTTATCATTGTAAATGTGTTATGAGAGGCAATAGCACTGTCTTTGTAGTTGGAGATATGCCCTTCTTAAGCTATGAAATAAGCCCACAAGAGGCTGTTAAAAACGCTGGAAGGATAATGAAAGAGGGAGGGGTTGATGCTGTTAAGCTTGAAGGAGGAGTGAGGGTCGCTGATAAGGTGGAAGCTATAGTTAAAGCAGGCATACCTGTTATGGGGCATATAGGTCTGACACCTCAAAGCGTGAGTCTTCTTGGTGGATTTAAGGTTCAAGGGAAAGACATCGATTCTGCTAGGAAGATAATTGAGGATGCTATAGCTTTGGAGCAAGCTGGTGTTTTCTCGATAGTTCTTGAGTGTGTCCCTTCAGGTCTCGCTGAGATAATAACCAAAAAGGTGTCGGTTCCGACTATAGGTATCGGAGCTGGACCTAACTGCGATGGTCAAGTTCTTGTTCTTCACGATCTTTTGGGATTGTTCAAGCGCTTTAGACCGAAGTTTGTCAAGTCTTATGTAAATCTTTATGAAATTATACTTAAAGCTCTTGTGGAATATCGTGATGAGGTTAAAGGGGGAGCTTTTCCAACATCTGAGCATAGCTTTTCTATGAATGAAGATGTTTTAAGAACCCTTAAGGAGGAGTATCTTGGCTCATGA
- the nusA gene encoding transcription termination factor NusA yields the protein MGKELIRVIKQIEKEKGISKNILFDMLKAALVSAYKKHFGSSHNIEIDIDPTDGEIKVFALKRVVKEVKDPRLEISIDEAVEHGESPIEGSVVRIEVTPHDFGRIAAQTAKQVIVQRLKEVEREVVYEEFRGKVGDIVTGTIYRKDKAQVMINLGKTEAILPLQEQIPTEEYDPGRAFKFYVLEVRKTTKGPKIVVSRTHPGLLKRLFELEIPEVHDGVVDIKAVVREPGARSKVAVWSNDPNVDPIGACVGAKGARVQAISRELSGERIDIVVWSSDPLIFIANALSPAKVIKIERIEGEEKGARIWVPPEQLSLAIGREGQNARLVARLTGWRIDIKPFEEELKVYEG from the coding sequence GTGGGTAAGGAGCTTATAAGAGTGATAAAACAGATAGAGAAGGAGAAAGGTATCAGTAAGAATATTCTTTTTGATATGCTTAAGGCAGCTTTAGTATCTGCTTACAAAAAACATTTCGGTAGCTCTCATAATATCGAAATTGATATAGATCCTACCGATGGAGAAATAAAAGTTTTTGCTTTAAAGAGAGTAGTTAAAGAGGTTAAAGATCCTCGTTTAGAGATTTCTATAGATGAAGCAGTTGAGCATGGGGAGAGCCCTATTGAGGGGTCTGTGGTTAGAATAGAGGTAACGCCTCACGATTTTGGAAGGATAGCGGCTCAAACTGCTAAGCAGGTTATTGTTCAGAGACTGAAGGAAGTTGAAAGAGAGGTAGTATATGAGGAGTTTAGGGGAAAAGTTGGGGATATAGTTACGGGCACCATATACAGAAAGGATAAGGCTCAAGTTATGATTAATCTTGGTAAGACAGAAGCTATATTGCCTCTTCAGGAGCAGATTCCCACTGAGGAATATGATCCTGGCAGGGCCTTTAAGTTTTATGTTCTCGAAGTGAGGAAGACCACAAAGGGGCCTAAAATAGTGGTCTCTCGAACTCATCCGGGTTTGTTAAAGAGGCTTTTTGAGCTTGAGATTCCGGAGGTTCATGATGGAGTTGTTGATATAAAAGCTGTTGTTAGGGAACCTGGAGCGAGATCTAAGGTGGCCGTGTGGTCAAACGATCCAAATGTTGATCCCATAGGTGCATGTGTTGGAGCTAAAGGGGCGAGGGTTCAAGCGATAAGTAGAGAGCTCTCTGGTGAGAGAATAGATATAGTGGTTTGGAGTTCTGATCCTTTGATTTTTATAGCCAATGCATTAAGTCCGGCAAAAGTCATTAAAATTGAAAGAATAGAAGGAGAGGAAAAGGGAGCGAGGATATGGGTTCCTCCAGAACAGCTTTCCTTAGCTATAGGAAGAGAAGGGCAAAATGCTCGTCTTGTTGCTAGGTTGACGGGTTGGAGAATAGATATAAAGCCGTTTGAGGAGGAGCTTAAGGTCTATGAGGGCTAA
- a CDS encoding YlxR family protein, translating into MRAKHVPIRTCVGCGEKKPKGEMLRIVRTVDGGISLDVSGKKSGRGVYVCFNSDCVGKALKKKAIQRSLKINELDRSIIEEVERLIAKRRDGLEDPSGLCPKG; encoded by the coding sequence ATGAGGGCTAAGCATGTCCCGATCAGGACCTGTGTTGGTTGTGGAGAGAAAAAACCGAAAGGTGAAATGCTAAGAATAGTTAGGACAGTTGATGGGGGTATCTCCCTTGATGTTTCTGGGAAGAAAAGCGGTAGGGGTGTTTATGTCTGTTTTAATTCCGATTGCGTTGGAAAAGCTTTGAAAAAGAAGGCGATTCAGAGAAGCTTGAAGATAAATGAGTTAGATAGATCTATAATAGAAGAAGTTGAAAGACTGATTGCTAAGAGGAGAGATGGATTGGAAGACCCTAGTGGGCTTTGCCCGAAAGGCTAA
- a CDS encoding mechanosensitive ion channel, with the protein MIESLLERLMLISNEISQSYNGLISFISITHFYFLLTFYGLTIIGYVFFRLKIKPIIYEKIAISNLLFPFIASFIFLVLPELINYKNPFLSASGFIFLASGARNLSQLIIMQLTFKNLKLTRHIKLFLNFVIVSGTALLLIKSLNLSKTLERLSFLVLKLGIFIIAIQVLLYKEDILSLLPDIDVAFYKKLKLLFRRFYFLFLIFVSLVGGFWITGYEEISISLFWRFLGLTSFITGLSIIHQAIAKAIKQNENLAFLSKEAYLLWLYFEVILSFLIISKLLGVYKLLSSWLNLQLITIGETPLYLSQLIEAILIGTLFYLLALLLRKLIEVKGDVVTDSPELRKIISKASFYTIIFIGLLASLRALGVGPSILAVFAGTLGIGLGLGLQDLARNIVGGILIFMEGHFKLNDIISIEINSSSPITGKITKIDYRCVTLKTFDNTEVIVPSSLLASNMVMNWTKSDPIVRRKITLGVSYNSDPRHVERVIFEEVKKHPDVLPDPEPMVLFREIGENSLIFDIYFWVDQNKANPLKVNSDLNFNIWYRFKEEGIEIPYPQIDIHLK; encoded by the coding sequence TGGATTGATCTCTTTTATCAGCATTACACATTTTTACTTTCTTCTTACATTTTACGGGCTTACCATTATAGGATATGTTTTCTTCCGATTAAAAATTAAACCTATAATATATGAAAAGATTGCCATAAGCAATTTATTATTTCCTTTCATAGCCTCTTTCATTTTCTTAGTTTTACCTGAGCTTATAAATTATAAAAACCCCTTCCTATCAGCTTCTGGCTTTATTTTTCTCGCTTCTGGTGCTCGCAACCTATCCCAGCTAATCATAATGCAGTTAACTTTTAAAAACCTCAAGCTTACCAGACATATCAAGCTCTTTCTAAACTTCGTTATAGTTTCAGGAACGGCACTCCTTCTTATAAAAAGCCTTAATCTAAGCAAAACACTAGAAAGGTTATCCTTCCTTGTATTAAAGCTTGGTATATTCATAATAGCTATTCAAGTGTTGCTCTATAAAGAAGACATTCTCTCCCTCTTACCGGATATAGATGTGGCTTTCTATAAGAAGTTAAAGCTTCTTTTTAGAAGGTTCTACTTCTTATTTTTAATTTTCGTCTCACTTGTGGGCGGCTTCTGGATCACAGGCTATGAGGAAATCTCGATATCGCTTTTCTGGAGGTTTTTAGGGTTAACTAGCTTTATAACTGGACTTTCAATTATTCATCAAGCTATAGCTAAAGCAATAAAACAAAACGAAAATCTGGCCTTTCTATCTAAAGAAGCGTATCTTCTATGGCTATACTTTGAGGTTATTTTAAGCTTTCTTATAATCTCAAAGCTCTTGGGGGTGTATAAGCTACTCTCATCCTGGCTCAACTTACAGCTTATAACTATAGGAGAAACTCCCCTTTACCTTTCACAGCTTATAGAGGCAATACTTATAGGAACCCTCTTCTATCTTTTAGCTTTACTATTACGAAAGTTAATAGAAGTTAAAGGGGACGTGGTCACAGATAGTCCAGAGCTTCGTAAGATAATATCGAAAGCCTCTTTCTATACTATTATATTCATTGGCTTACTTGCCTCTCTAAGAGCACTAGGAGTAGGTCCCTCTATCTTAGCAGTCTTCGCGGGAACACTAGGCATAGGATTAGGGCTTGGGCTTCAGGACTTAGCAAGAAATATAGTAGGAGGGATATTGATATTCATGGAAGGGCATTTCAAATTAAACGACATAATATCCATAGAAATAAACAGTAGCTCACCTATTACAGGGAAAATAACAAAAATTGACTACAGATGCGTAACCTTGAAAACTTTCGATAATACTGAGGTTATAGTTCCCTCTTCCCTCCTGGCTTCTAACATGGTCATGAACTGGACCAAATCAGACCCCATTGTTAGAAGAAAAATCACCCTTGGAGTATCTTACAATTCAGACCCAAGACATGTAGAAAGGGTTATATTTGAAGAGGTTAAAAAACACCCCGATGTGCTTCCAGATCCTGAACCAATGGTCCTATTCCGAGAGATTGGAGAAAACTCTCTTATATTCGATATCTACTTTTGGGTAGATCAAAATAAAGCAAATCCTTTAAAGGTAAATTCCGATTTAAACTTCAATATATGGTACAGATTTAAAGAAGAGGGGATAGAGATACCCTATCCCCAGATTGACATTCATCTAAAATGA
- the truB gene encoding tRNA pseudouridine(55) synthase TruB has protein sequence MEGVVKVYKPLLITSTDCLEEVKSALGVKKAGHTGTLDPHAEGLLLVCLNSATKLVPFLLQLDKEYIGEAILGVKTSTGDRGGTVLEVNTQKVNLDALLEVINGFKGRMKQVPPLYSAIKIGGKRLYEYAREGLDGIEVEPREIYIYEFEVLSFEIGDFPKFSFRLRCSKGTYVRKLIEDIGDTLGCGAFLYSLKRTKIGPFSVEGASTPWNREKLLQAMLSNEEAVRMIMPIKEVSKEEARKLLNGMNIEASEDYGGLVGIFYTGTLIAIAQSEEGLLRPIRVFKL, from the coding sequence ATGGAAGGAGTAGTTAAAGTTTATAAACCCCTTCTTATTACCTCCACTGACTGCCTTGAAGAGGTTAAGAGTGCCCTTGGTGTGAAGAAGGCTGGTCATACAGGAACGCTAGACCCTCATGCTGAAGGTTTGCTTCTTGTGTGCTTAAATTCTGCTACTAAACTCGTTCCTTTTTTGCTTCAGCTTGATAAAGAGTATATTGGAGAAGCCATTTTGGGAGTGAAAACCAGCACGGGAGACAGGGGAGGAACAGTCTTAGAAGTTAATACTCAAAAGGTTAATCTCGATGCTCTCTTAGAGGTAATCAATGGTTTTAAGGGAAGGATGAAACAGGTTCCTCCGCTTTATTCTGCTATTAAGATAGGCGGAAAGAGGCTTTATGAGTATGCGAGAGAGGGCTTAGATGGTATCGAGGTAGAGCCAAGAGAGATTTATATATACGAGTTTGAGGTGCTTTCTTTTGAAATTGGAGATTTTCCAAAGTTTTCTTTTAGATTGAGATGTTCTAAGGGAACCTATGTTCGGAAGCTGATAGAAGATATAGGGGATACCTTAGGGTGCGGAGCTTTCTTATACTCCTTGAAACGAACCAAGATAGGGCCGTTTAGCGTTGAAGGTGCTTCTACACCATGGAATAGGGAAAAGCTCCTTCAGGCTATGTTGAGTAACGAAGAGGCTGTGAGGATGATAATGCCTATTAAGGAGGTTTCTAAGGAAGAAGCTCGAAAGCTTTTGAACGGTATGAATATAGAAGCCAGCGAGGATTATGGGGGATTGGTAGGAATCTTTTATACAGGAACTTTAATAGCTATAGCTCAAAGCGAAGAAGGTCTTTTAAGGCCTATAAGGGTGTTTAAGCTGTGA
- a CDS encoding bifunctional riboflavin kinase/FAD synthetase codes for MRSLAIGAFDGVHLGHIEVIERALSWGRESDLKVSVLTFSPHPERFFKGEDFKLLTTDEEKKELLLQLGVDEIIELPFDVRLASMAPEEFFEDVLVTNLNAKFISVGFNFTFGRGGRGTAGLLKRLAEERKIVVEVIPPKVVMGRIVSSTIIRDLIRSGRVEEGAILLGRNYFFTGTVVEGDALGRKIGFPTANLLMPSEKLIPADGVYAVFSEVRGKRYLSAMNIGTRPTVSGVSMEKRVEVHIMDFNGDIYGERIKVEILCRVRGERKFQGLEELKAQIERDINWIKSHYRGKVW; via the coding sequence GTGAGGTCCTTAGCTATAGGAGCCTTTGATGGGGTTCACTTGGGACATATAGAGGTTATAGAGAGAGCTTTATCTTGGGGTAGAGAGAGTGATTTAAAAGTTTCCGTTTTGACCTTTTCTCCACATCCTGAGAGGTTTTTTAAAGGAGAAGATTTTAAGCTTCTTACTACTGATGAAGAGAAGAAAGAACTGCTTCTTCAGCTGGGGGTAGATGAAATTATAGAGCTTCCCTTTGATGTAAGGCTTGCTTCAATGGCTCCAGAGGAGTTTTTTGAAGACGTTTTAGTGACTAATCTTAATGCTAAATTTATTTCTGTAGGCTTTAACTTTACCTTTGGGAGGGGAGGAAGGGGAACGGCAGGTCTCTTAAAGAGGCTCGCAGAGGAGAGAAAGATCGTTGTAGAGGTAATTCCGCCGAAGGTTGTCATGGGTAGAATAGTATCAAGTACGATAATAAGGGATCTTATAAGAAGTGGTAGAGTTGAAGAGGGGGCAATTCTCCTAGGAAGAAATTACTTTTTTACAGGGACGGTTGTAGAAGGAGATGCTCTCGGAAGAAAGATAGGTTTCCCTACTGCTAATCTTTTGATGCCTTCGGAGAAGCTTATACCAGCTGATGGTGTATATGCCGTTTTTTCTGAGGTAAGAGGTAAAAGATATCTTTCCGCTATGAATATTGGTACAAGGCCTACAGTTTCTGGAGTTTCGATGGAGAAGAGAGTGGAGGTTCACATCATGGATTTTAATGGAGACATATATGGAGAAAGAATTAAAGTTGAGATACTATGTAGAGTGCGAGGAGAGAGAAAGTTTCAAGGTCTTGAAGAGTTAAAAGCGCAAATCGAGAGAGACATTAACTGGATAAAGAGCCATTACAGAGGAAAAGTATGGTAA
- a CDS encoding 2-dehydropantoate 2-reductase — MKRIAVVGAGAMGSVYGACLSQVAEVNLIDVWEEHVKRINEEGLKVEWLDGTERIFKVRAFTNPQNVGEVDLVIIFVKSYVTEEAVKFSLPLVGMDTLFLTLQNGLGNAEKIASIVGKDRVLCGTTTAGATLLGPGKVRYAGRGETTFGPFGQVNEEKVIEIRDLFEKAGLAPILVDDPLRNVWRKLIINVGINPITAIAKVLNGRIPEDPNLKALSELLVEEACLVAKAEGYSFDTEEMKNVVLEVARRTARNRSSMLQDILNKRRTEIDAINGEVVSRGKKYGISVGANEAITLLIKFMESGISGEL, encoded by the coding sequence ATGAAGAGGATAGCTGTAGTAGGCGCTGGAGCTATGGGAAGCGTTTACGGTGCTTGCTTATCTCAGGTGGCAGAGGTTAACTTGATAGATGTATGGGAGGAACATGTCAAGAGGATAAACGAGGAAGGTCTTAAGGTAGAGTGGTTAGATGGCACGGAGAGAATCTTTAAAGTTAGGGCTTTTACTAATCCTCAAAACGTGGGAGAAGTAGATTTAGTGATAATTTTTGTTAAGTCCTATGTTACTGAAGAAGCTGTTAAGTTTTCCTTACCTCTTGTCGGTATGGATACCCTTTTTTTAACTCTTCAAAATGGGTTGGGCAATGCAGAAAAGATAGCTTCAATAGTTGGCAAAGATAGGGTGTTATGTGGGACTACGACCGCTGGAGCGACTCTATTAGGCCCTGGAAAGGTTAGGTATGCTGGAAGGGGAGAAACCACGTTTGGTCCCTTTGGGCAGGTGAATGAGGAGAAGGTTATCGAAATTAGGGATCTTTTTGAAAAAGCAGGTCTTGCTCCTATTCTTGTTGATGATCCATTGAGAAACGTTTGGCGAAAGCTGATCATAAACGTTGGTATAAATCCAATAACAGCTATAGCAAAGGTGTTGAACGGGAGGATTCCAGAAGATCCAAATCTTAAAGCTTTAAGTGAGCTTCTTGTAGAGGAAGCGTGTCTGGTTGCTAAAGCGGAAGGGTACAGTTTTGATACAGAAGAGATGAAAAATGTGGTTCTTGAAGTGGCAAGAAGGACCGCGAGGAACAGATCTTCTATGCTTCAGGATATATTAAATAAAAGAAGGACGGAGATAGATGCCATAAATGGTGAGGTAGTTTCACGAGGTAAGAAGTACGGCATTTCGGTTGGTGCGAATGAAGCGATAACGCTTTTAATTAAGTTCATGGAGAGCGGTATTAGCGGTGAGCTGTAA